The genomic DNA CACTCTCGATCCGCACCCCGTAGTCCATTGCCCGCTCGGCCAGGGCCGCGGCGATGGGCTCGCCCAGATCGACCCAGAGCGACAGCCCGCCGGACGGCAGTTGCCAGGTCCACTGCGGGATGTGCTCGGCCAAGGCGGTGGCCAGGGCCGCGCGCTGCTCGCGCATCCGTTCCAGTCGGGGCGGCAGCAGTTCCCCGGTCCGGGCCAACAGGGTGAGGGCCAGGAGCTGGTCCAGGACCGAACCGCCCATGTCGGTGGCGACCCGCTGGCCGGCGAGTTCGGTGACGAGCCGCGCCGGGGCGCGCAGCCAGCCGATACGCAGCCCCGCCCAGTGGGTCTTGCTCATCGAGCCGATGGTGATGACCTGGCTGGTTCCGCTGGGGGTGGCGTGGGAGGCGAGGGGCGGCGGAGCCGGGGTGTCGAGGGCGAGGTCGGCCAGGGTCTCGTCGATGACCAGCCAGATACCGGTGCGTTGCGCGGCACGCAGGAGGCGGACCCGCTCCTGATCAGGCATGAGGCAACCGGTTGGGTTGTGGAAGTCGGGGATCAGGTAAGCCAGTCGGGGTACCACCTGGCGCAAGGTCGATTCGATGATCTCGATATCCCAGCCGGTGTCGGTCACCGGGACCGACACGGTGCGCAGCCGGGCGCGACGCATGGCCTCCAGAGCGTTCGGGTAGGACGGATTCTCGACCATGACCCGGTCGCCGGGGCGGCACAGCAGCCCCAGGACCAGCGTGAGTGCGTGCTGAGCGCCGGAGGTCACCAGGATCTGTTCGGGCACGGTGGCCAGGCCTCGCCGGGTGAAACGCTCGGCGACGGCGGCGCGCAGTTCTGGAAGACCGTAGGGGTGGTAGCCGGGCGTGTGGGCGTGCTCGGCCAGTCGGGGGGTGATCTGAGCGAGAGCGTCGGTGAGCGTCTGCCCCGGCAGTCCGGGAGCCGCCCTGGCCAGATCGATCGCGGTGTCCTGGGCTCCGAGGAGCCGGGTGAGGCCGTTCGGCTTACGGCCTTCCGGCAGGTCCGTCCAGGTGCCGGAGCCCTGGCGGCTGTGTGCGAACCCTCGCTCCCGCAGCAGGTCGTATACGGCGGTGACGGTGGCTCTACTGATGTTCAGGGCGGTGGCCAGTTCCCGCTCGGCGGGGAGCCTGACGTGTAACGCGATCCGTCCGTCCAGGATCAGCGCGCTGACCGCCTGAGCCAGGTGGCGGTAGGCGGGCCGCGCCCCGGCCAGGTCGGGCAGCATGGCGGCGAGCTGTCGGCTGCCCAGCGCCCGGTCGCCGCGTTCCATCCCCTCCAGGGGCTGAAGTGGGCTCGAATCTGCCATACCAGCCATTCTCATGAAATTGGCCATGTTGCCTCGGCCAATCACTCTACAGAATCGCCTCATTGGTCTTGAAGGAGGACAAGCATCCGATGGGGGCGAGCGGTATGGAGCAAGAGATCACCGACAGCGACGAGCGTGGACTCAAGCGCCGTCGGGTGGCACGCGTCGCGGCTCCACCGATGTCCCGTGGTCCGTCCCTGCCCCCACTCACCTACGTCCGTCTCGGCGAGCGTCCGCTGCGACGCCTTCCCCAATTGTTCATCGGCCTCGCCCTGTACGGGTTCAGCCTGTCGGTCATGGTCCGGGCCTCGCTGGGCGTCAACCCCTGGAGCGTCCTGTATGAGGGGCTGGAGCACCACACCCCCCTGAGCTTCGGCACGATCAGTGCAGTCCTCGGTGTTCTCGTGCTGTTGCTGTGGATCCCCCTCAAGCAGGTGCCGACGCTCGGCACCGTCGCGAACATCGTCGTCCTGGCGTGCTCGTCCGACTTCGGTCTCCTGCTCATCCCGCAGAACCTCGGGCTCCCCGCACGGGTCGGCCTGCTCGTCGGCGGAATCCTTCTCAACGGACTGTCCGTCGCCGTCTACGTCGGCGCGCGCTTCGGCCCCGGGCCCCGGGACGGCCTGATGACCGGTGCGTCCACCGCAACCGGGCGCTCCATCCGGCTCATCCGCACCTTGATCGAGATCACCGTACTGGCCGTGGGCTGGCTGCTCGGCGGGACCGTAGGCGCCGGCACCGTGCTGTACGCACTGACGGTCGGCCCGATCACCCAGTTCTTCATGCCCTGGTTCGCCTACCGCAGCCTCGCGGAACGCGTGGGCGACACGGTGCCGTCCGAGGAGGAGAAGCCGACTGCGACGATCCAAGTCTGAGATCGACGTGGAGGCGGCGGGAAAGCCGTCCAACAGCGTCGCCGGGGTGCGATGGCTCAGCCCCACCAAGGACGTCCGCCGACCTTCGACTGACTCCGACCTCGAAGACCTCAGCGGACGCCACACCGCGCGATCCCGATCGCTGACCGTCCAACGCCGCCTGACCGGCAGAAGGCCCGATTCCAAATCGAAACCGGGCCTTCTGTCCTGTGCAGGTTCACGAATGAGGCCGACCTGGAGCGGGGAGAGAAAGATCGCTTCCCGGAATTCGCCCGCGAGGGCGACAGCGAGGCCAGCGGCGGCCTTGGCGGCGGTCACCGTGACGCTGGCGCCAGGACTGCGGCGAAAGGTCAGCTGGCGCCTGGAACGGCGGGCTTGTCGTTCGTCCAACCGGCCCTGAACGTCTGCACGCCGGACTTGCCGAGCAGCGCCTTGCCGCCGACCTTCGTGTCGGTGTACTCGGCCAGCAGCATCATGGCCTCGGTGTCCACCAGGAGTTGCTGCTTGAGCACCGAGCCCTTGCTGGCGGGGACGGGCAGGGCCAGCTTCCGGCCGGAACGGCCCAGCGGATCCTTGGCGCGGCCGAGGTCGCTGACGCCCTTGGTCGTCTTCAGCACCTGGTAGGCGGCGGCCCTGACCTTGTCCGGTGCCGGGTTCAGGTACAGCAGCCCGCTCGCCCGCTCGGCCACGTACCGGTCGAGGTTGACCAGCCAGTCCTCCTTCCTGGAGTTCGGACTGGTCGACTTGGCCTCCTCCGCAGCCCAGTCGATCCAGGCGTTGACGTCCGCGAGGAGGTACTTCCTGAGCGCCTCGGCATCCGTGGGCAGCGACTGGAGCTGCTGGTAGGTCAGGTACTTCTCGCCCAGGCGGAACCCGTCAGGCTGTCCCTTGGCCGGACCGACGAAGCCCTTGTCCGGTTTGACGGA from Streptosporangium sp. NBC_01756 includes the following:
- the yczR gene encoding MocR-like transcription factor YczR, whose translation is MADSSPLQPLEGMERGDRALGSRQLAAMLPDLAGARPAYRHLAQAVSALILDGRIALHVRLPAERELATALNISRATVTAVYDLLRERGFAHSRQGSGTWTDLPEGRKPNGLTRLLGAQDTAIDLARAAPGLPGQTLTDALAQITPRLAEHAHTPGYHPYGLPELRAAVAERFTRRGLATVPEQILVTSGAQHALTLVLGLLCRPGDRVMVENPSYPNALEAMRRARLRTVSVPVTDTGWDIEIIESTLRQVVPRLAYLIPDFHNPTGCLMPDQERVRLLRAAQRTGIWLVIDETLADLALDTPAPPPLASHATPSGTSQVITIGSMSKTHWAGLRIGWLRAPARLVTELAGQRVATDMGGSVLDQLLALTLLARTGELLPPRLERMREQRAALATALAEHIPQWTWQLPSGGLSLWVDLGEPIAAALAERAMDYGVRIESGAYFATDPGIFEQRLRIPYTTPPDTLREAVRRMATALADGPPPSSDTRRRHWVA
- the yczE gene encoding membrane protein YczE; translated protein: MVLKEDKHPMGASGMEQEITDSDERGLKRRRVARVAAPPMSRGPSLPPLTYVRLGERPLRRLPQLFIGLALYGFSLSVMVRASLGVNPWSVLYEGLEHHTPLSFGTISAVLGVLVLLLWIPLKQVPTLGTVANIVVLACSSDFGLLLIPQNLGLPARVGLLVGGILLNGLSVAVYVGARFGPGPRDGLMTGASTATGRSIRLIRTLIEITVLAVGWLLGGTVGAGTVLYALTVGPITQFFMPWFAYRSLAERVGDTVPSEEEKPTATIQV